One window of the Bubalus bubalis isolate 160015118507 breed Murrah chromosome 8, NDDB_SH_1, whole genome shotgun sequence genome contains the following:
- the GATAD1 gene encoding GATA zinc finger domain-containing protein 1 isoform X3, with the protein MPLGLKPTCSVCKTTSSSMWKKGPQGEILCHHCTGRGGAGGGGSCPGAAGGTGGGGGGTGGGFSAATFASTSAAPPQSNGGGGGKQSKQEIHRRSARLRNTKYKSAPAAEKKVSTKGKGRRHIFKLKNPIKAPESVSTIITAESIFYKGVYYQIGDVVSVIDEQDGKPYYAQIRGFIQDQYCEKSAALTWLIPTLASPRDQFDPASYIVGSGNHEPLFLTEHDRLA; encoded by the exons ATGCCGCTGGGCCTGAAGCCCACCTGCAGCGTCTGCAAGACCACGTCGTCCTCCATGTGGAAGAAGGGCCCGCAGGGGGAGATCCTCTGCCACCACTGCACAGGCCGGGGCGGCGCAGGCGGCGGGGGCTCCTGCCCGGGGGCGGCCGGCGGCAcagggggcggcggcggcggcacagGGGGTGGCTTCAGCGCCGCGACCTTCGCCAGCACCTCGGCCGCCCCTCCGCAGAGCaacgggggcgggggcggcaaGCAG AGTAAGCAGGAAATTCACAGGAGGTCCGCTCGGCTCAGAAACACTAAATACAAATCTGCTCCAGCTGCTGAAAAGAAAGTTTCCACTAAAGGGAAAGGgagaagacatatttttaaattaaaaaat CCTATCAAAGCTCCTGAGTCCGTTTCCACCATAATCACTGCAGAATCAATCTTCTACAAG GGAGTCTATTACCAAATTGGAGATGTTGTTTCTGTAATTGATGAACAAGATGGAAAACCTTACTATGCTCAGATCAGAGGTTTTATCCAGGACCAGTACTGTGAGAAGAGTGCAGCGCTGACGTGGCTCATTCCCACTCTCGCTAGCCCCAGGGACCAGTTCGACCCTGCGTCCTACATCGTGG gaagtggGAATCATGAACCATTATTTCTCACTGAACATGACAGACTGGCTTGA
- the GATAD1 gene encoding GATA zinc finger domain-containing protein 1 isoform X2, translating into MPLGLKPTCSVCKTTSSSMWKKGPQGEILCHHCTGRGGAGGGGSCPGAAGGTGGGGGGTGGGFSAATFASTSAAPPQSNGGGGGKQPIKAPESVSTIITAESIFYKGVYYQIGDVVSVIDEQDGKPYYAQIRGFIQDQYCEKSAALTWLIPTLASPRDQFDPASYIVGPEEDLPRKMEYLEFVCHAPSEYFKSRSSPFPTVPTRPEKGYIWTHVGPTPAITIKETVANHL; encoded by the exons ATGCCGCTGGGCCTGAAGCCCACCTGCAGCGTCTGCAAGACCACGTCGTCCTCCATGTGGAAGAAGGGCCCGCAGGGGGAGATCCTCTGCCACCACTGCACAGGCCGGGGCGGCGCAGGCGGCGGGGGCTCCTGCCCGGGGGCGGCCGGCGGCAcagggggcggcggcggcggcacagGGGGTGGCTTCAGCGCCGCGACCTTCGCCAGCACCTCGGCCGCCCCTCCGCAGAGCaacgggggcgggggcggcaaGCAG CCTATCAAAGCTCCTGAGTCCGTTTCCACCATAATCACTGCAGAATCAATCTTCTACAAG GGAGTCTATTACCAAATTGGAGATGTTGTTTCTGTAATTGATGAACAAGATGGAAAACCTTACTATGCTCAGATCAGAGGTTTTATCCAGGACCAGTACTGTGAGAAGAGTGCAGCGCTGACGTGGCTCATTCCCACTCTCGCTAGCCCCAGGGACCAGTTCGACCCTGCGTCCTACATCGTGG GACCAGAGGAGGATCTTCCAAGGAAGATGGAATACTTGGAATTTGTCTGTCATGCACCTTCTGAATATTTCAAGTCACGTTCATCACCATTTCCCACAGTTCCCACCAGACCAGAGAAGGGCTATATATGGACTCATGTTGGACCTACTCCTGCAATAACTATAAAGGAAACAGTTGCCAAccatttatag
- the GATAD1 gene encoding GATA zinc finger domain-containing protein 1 isoform X1, with the protein MPLGLKPTCSVCKTTSSSMWKKGPQGEILCHHCTGRGGAGGGGSCPGAAGGTGGGGGGTGGGFSAATFASTSAAPPQSNGGGGGKQSKQEIHRRSARLRNTKYKSAPAAEKKVSTKGKGRRHIFKLKNPIKAPESVSTIITAESIFYKGVYYQIGDVVSVIDEQDGKPYYAQIRGFIQDQYCEKSAALTWLIPTLASPRDQFDPASYIVGPEEDLPRKMEYLEFVCHAPSEYFKSRSSPFPTVPTRPEKGYIWTHVGPTPAITIKETVANHL; encoded by the exons ATGCCGCTGGGCCTGAAGCCCACCTGCAGCGTCTGCAAGACCACGTCGTCCTCCATGTGGAAGAAGGGCCCGCAGGGGGAGATCCTCTGCCACCACTGCACAGGCCGGGGCGGCGCAGGCGGCGGGGGCTCCTGCCCGGGGGCGGCCGGCGGCAcagggggcggcggcggcggcacagGGGGTGGCTTCAGCGCCGCGACCTTCGCCAGCACCTCGGCCGCCCCTCCGCAGAGCaacgggggcgggggcggcaaGCAG AGTAAGCAGGAAATTCACAGGAGGTCCGCTCGGCTCAGAAACACTAAATACAAATCTGCTCCAGCTGCTGAAAAGAAAGTTTCCACTAAAGGGAAAGGgagaagacatatttttaaattaaaaaat CCTATCAAAGCTCCTGAGTCCGTTTCCACCATAATCACTGCAGAATCAATCTTCTACAAG GGAGTCTATTACCAAATTGGAGATGTTGTTTCTGTAATTGATGAACAAGATGGAAAACCTTACTATGCTCAGATCAGAGGTTTTATCCAGGACCAGTACTGTGAGAAGAGTGCAGCGCTGACGTGGCTCATTCCCACTCTCGCTAGCCCCAGGGACCAGTTCGACCCTGCGTCCTACATCGTGG GACCAGAGGAGGATCTTCCAAGGAAGATGGAATACTTGGAATTTGTCTGTCATGCACCTTCTGAATATTTCAAGTCACGTTCATCACCATTTCCCACAGTTCCCACCAGACCAGAGAAGGGCTATATATGGACTCATGTTGGACCTACTCCTGCAATAACTATAAAGGAAACAGTTGCCAAccatttatag